In Amyelois transitella isolate CPQ chromosome 5, ilAmyTran1.1, whole genome shotgun sequence, one DNA window encodes the following:
- the LOC132904437 gene encoding uncharacterized protein LOC132904437, producing the protein MRRKEPSPSPGTGRGKSLIAMRTSQHQQRKSAKSLLPRSYSSPAPYESDVCQTNPLKTYVLRSFSSPEHKQDFRRNSDSFYRPKTHGSRTELDSDLENFEHFEECFIDIDADQDDNILRSFKPEETRKVTATILPGSRLQKVTYCPMPSTTSTLQGARDAMKKMKDDKGTRPNFRPLVLKMSARHQFFDTSDNDQGMEELQDSPPLELEAAELDRELSNAEQHLEREVAIATEESDADTAL; encoded by the exons ATGCGACGCAAAGAGCCCAGCCCGAGCCCGGGCACGGGTCGAGGGAAAAGCCTGATAGCGATGAGGACCAGCCAGCACCAACAGCGCAAGAGTGCAAAGAGCCTACTGCCAAGAAGCTATTCGTCACCCGCGCCGTACGAATCAGATGTTTGTCAAACAAATCCTCTAAAAACATATGTCCTTAGAAGTTTCTCGTCCCCCGAACACAAACAAGACTTCAGACGTAACTCCGACTCGTTCTATAGACCAAAAACACACGGATCTAGAACAGAATTAGACTCGGACTTGGAAAACTTCGAGCACTTTGAAGAGTGCTTTATTGATATCGACGCTGACCAAGACGATAACATACTCAGGTCATTTAAGCCCGAGGAAACCAGAAAGGTGACAGCGACAATATTGCCCGGCAGTAGGCTGCAGAAAGTTACGTATTGTCCTATGCCATCTACCACTTCTACTTTGCAAGGCGCCAGGGATGCTATGAAGAAAATGAAGGACGACAAag GAACTCGTCCGAACTTCAGACCGTTGGTTCTAAAGATGTCAGCGCGCCACCAATTTTTTGATACCTCTGACAATGATCAAGGGATGGAGGAACTGCAGGACTCTCCCCCACTGGAGCTGGAAGCAGCTGAGTTGGACAGAGAGCTCAGTAATGCAGAACAGCACTTGGAGAGAGAAGTTGCTATTGCTACCGAAGAAAGCGACGCTGATACG GCACTATAG